In Nyctibius grandis isolate bNycGra1 chromosome 28, bNycGra1.pri, whole genome shotgun sequence, a single genomic region encodes these proteins:
- the MYH7B gene encoding myosin-7B — MAMLDMSIFGEAAEYLRKSYTEQLKLQTIPFDGKKRVWIPDDKEAYIEVEIKETSGGKVTVETKNKETRVVKEDELQLMNPPKFDMIEDMAMLTHLNEASVLYNLKRRYSHWMIYTYSGLFCVTINPYKWLPVYTAPVVAGYKGKRRSEVPPHIYSIADNAYNDMLRNRENQSMLITGESGAGKTVNTKRVIQYFAIVAALGDTPGKKLAALATKAGGTLEDQIIEANPAMEAFGNAKTIRNDNSSRFGKFIRIHFGPSGKLASADIDIYLLEKSRVIFQQPKERSYHIYYQILSGKKPELQDMLLLSLNPYDYHFCSQGVTTVDNLDDGEELMATDHAMDILGFSNDEKYGSYKIVGAVMHFGNMKFKQKQREEQAEADGTESADKAAYLMGISSADLIKGLLHPRVKVGNEYVTKGQNVEQVVYAVGALAKATYDRMFKWLVTRINKTLDTKLARQFFIGVLDIAGFEIFDYNSFEQLCINFTNEKLQQFFNHHMFVLEQEEYKKEGIEWVFIDFGLDLQACIDLIEKPLGILSILEEECMFPKASDMSFKAKLYDNHIGKSPNFQKPRPDKRRKYEAHFELVHYAGVVPYNIIGWLDKNKDPLNETVVAVFQKSQNKLLASLYENYVSSTSEELHKPGIKEKRKKAASFQTVSQLHKENLNKLMTNLRSTQPHFVRCIIPNETKTPGAMDAFLVLHQLRCNGVLEGIRICRKGFPNRILYADFKQRYRILNPAAIPDDKFVDSRKATEKLLSSLELDHSQYKFGHTKVFFKAGLLGFLEEMRDERLAKILTMLQARIRGHLMRIEYQKIISRREALYTIQWNIRAFNAVKNWSWMKLFFKIKPLLKSAQTEKEMANLKEELQKLKEALEKSEAKRKELEEKQVSMIQEKNDLALQLQAEQDNLADAEERCDLLIKSKIQLEAKVKELTERLEDEEEMNSDLTAKKRKLEDECAELKKDIDDLEITLAKVEKEKHATENKVKNLIEEMAALDEIIAKLTKEKKALQEAHQQALDDLQAEEDKVNTLTKAKVKLEQQVDDLESSLEQEKKVRMDLERAKRKLEGDLKLTQESVMDLENDKQQLEEKLKKKDFEVSQLNSRIEDGQVTEAQLQKKIKELQARIEELEEELEAERAARAKVEKQRAEVSRELEELSERLEEAGGATAAQLEMNKKREAEFLKLRRDLEEATLQHESTAAALRKKHADSVAELSEQIDNLQRVKQKLEKEKSEMKMEVDDLSSNIEYLTKNKATAEKLCRTYEDQLSEAKSKVDELQRQLTDVSTQRGRLQTENGELSRLLEEKESFINQLNRGKTSFTQNIEELKRQLEEETKSKNALAHALQASRHDCDLLREQYEEEVEAKSELQRNLSKANAEVAQWRTKYETDAIQRTEELEEAKKKLAIRLQEAEEAVEAAHAKCSSLEKTKHRLQTEIEDLSVDLERANSACAALDKKQRNFDRILAEWKQKYEETQAELEASQKESRSLSTELFKLKNAYEESLDNLETLKRENKNLQEEIADLTDQISLSGKTIHELEKLKKALESEKSDIQAALEEAEGALEHEESKTLRIQLELNQIKADVDRKLAEKDEEFENLRRNHQRAMDSMQATLDAEARAKNEAVRLRKKMEGDLNEMEIQLSHANRQAAEFQKLVRQLQAQIKDLQIELDDTQRHNDDLKEQAAALERRNNLLMAEVEELRAALEQAERTRKLAEQELLEATERVNLLHSQNTGLINQKKKLENDISQLSSEVEDAVQECRNAEEKAKKAITDAAMMAEELKKEQDTSAHLERMKKNMEQTIKDLQMRLDEAEQIALKGGKKQIQKLEARVRELEGELDMEQKKMAEAQKGIRKYERRIKELSYQAEEDRKNLTRMQDLIDKLQSKVKSYKRQFEEAEQQANSNLVKYRKVQHELDDAEERADIAETQVNKLRARTREVITSKHE, encoded by the exons ATGGCTATGCTGGACATGAGCATTTTTGGGGAGGCTGCTGAATACCTCCGGAAAAGCTACACAGAGCAGTTGAAGCTTCAGACGATCCCGTTTGATG gAAAGAAGCGAGTTTGGATCCCAGATGACAAGGAAGCTTATATTGAAGTGGAAATCAAAGAAACCTCTGGTGGCAAAGTCACTGTGGAAACCAAAAATAAGGAA ACGCGGGTGGTGAAGGAGGACGAGCTGCAGCTCATGAACCCCCCCAAGTTCGACATGATCGAGGACATGGCCATGCTGACGCACCTCAACGAGGCCTCCGTGCTCTACAACCTGAAGCGCCGCTACTCCCACTGGATGATCTAC ACCTACTCGGGGCTCTTCTGCGTCACCATCAACCCCTACAAGTGGCTGCCCGTCTACACCGCGCCCGTGGTGGCGGGCTACAAGGGCAAGCGGCGCTCCGAGGTGCCCCCGCACATCTACTCCATTGCCGACAACGCCTACAACGACATGCTGCGCA ACCGCGAAAACCAGTCCATGCTCATCAC CGGAGAATCTGGTGCTGGTAAGACTGTAAACACCAAGCGGGTCATTCAGTACTTTGCCATTGTCGCAGCCTTGGGCGACACACCGGGCAAGAAATTA GCAGCTCTTGCCACTAAAGCTGGG ggcACCCTCGAAGATCAAATCATTGAGGCTAACCCAGCTATGGAAGCTTTTGGCAATGCCAAAACCATAAGAAATGACAACTCCTCGCGTTTT GGCAAGTTCATCCGGATCCATTTTGGCCCCTCAGGGAAGCTGGCCTCCGCAGACATCGACATCT ATCTTCTGGAAAAATCAAGAGTGATTTTCCAGCAACCCAAAGAGCGAAGCTACCACATCTACTACCAGATCCTCTCTGGGAAGAAACCAGAGCTGCAAG AtatgctgctgctctccctcaACCCCTATGACTACCACTTCTGCTCTCAGGGTGTAACAACTGTGGACAACCTGGATGACGGCGAGGAACTCATGGCGACAGAT CACGCCATGGACATCTTGGGCTTCAGCAATGACGAGAAATACGGCTCCTATAAAATAGTGGGTGCTGTCATGCACTTCGGCAACATGAAGTTCAAGCAAAAGCAGCGAGAAGAGCAGGCAGAGGCTGATGGCACTGAAA GTGCTGACAAAGCTGCCTACCTCATGGGAATCAGCTCAGCTGACCTCATCAAGGGGTTGCTCCATCCTCGTGTGAAAGTGGGCAATGAATACGTGACCAAAGGTCAGAACGTGGAACAG GTTGTCTATGCTGTGGGAGCGCTGGCTAAAGCCACCTATGATCGCATGTTCAAGTGGCTGGTGACTCGGATCAACAAGACCCTAGACACCAAGCTGGCCAGACAGTTCTTCATCGGAGTACTGGACATTGCAGGCTTCGAGATCTTTGAC TACAACAGCTTTGAGCAGCTGTGCATCAACTTCACCAATGAGAAGCTGCAACAGTTCTTCAACCACCACATGTTTGTCCTGGAGCAAGAAGAATACAAGAAGGAAGGCATCGAATGGGTCTTCATTGACTTTGGCCTGGACCTGCAGGCTTGCATCGACCTGATTGAGAAG CCACTGGGAATCCTGTCCATCCTCGAAGAGGAGTGCATGTTCCCGAAAGCCTCTGACATGTCATTCAAAGCTAAGCTCTATGACAACCACATCGGGAAGTCACCCAACTTCCAGAAGCCCCGGCCGGATAAAAGGCGGAAATACGAGGCTCACTTTGAGCTGGTGCACTATGCTGGTGTG GTACCATACAACATCATTGGGTGGCTGGACAAGAACAAGGACCCCCTGAATGAGACAGTTGTGGCTGTCTTccaaaaatcccaaaacaagCTCCTGGCCTCCCTCTATGAGAACTATGTGAGCTCTACTTCAG AAGAACTTCACAAGCCAGGGATCAAGGAGAAACGTAAAAAGGCAGCTTCTTTCCAAACAGTGTCGCAGCTGCACAAG GAGAATCTCAACAAGCTGATGACCAACCTGCGCTCCACTCAGCCCCACTTTGTCCGCTGCATCATCCCCAATGAGACAAAGACCCCAG GAGCCATGGATGCCTTCCTGGTGCTGCATCAGCTGCGGTGTAACGGTGTCCTTGAAGGTATCCGCATCTGCCGTAAGGGATTCCCCAACAGGATCCTCTATGCAGACTTCAAGCAGCG CTACCGTATCCTGAATCCAGCAGCCATTCCAGATGACAAGTTTGTGGACAGCAGAAAGGCCACAGAGAAGCTGCTGAGTTCCCTGGAACTGGACCACTCGCAGTACAAGTTTGGTCATACCAAG GTGTTTTTCAAGGCTGGTTTGCTGGGCTTTCTGGAAGAGATGCGAGATGAGCGTCTGGCCAAGATCCTGACCATGCTGCAGGCCAGAATCCGCGGGCACCTCATGCGCATTGAGTATCAGAAGATCATCAGCAGGAG GGAAGCCCTCTATACCATTCAGTGGAACATCCGGGCCTTCAATGCTGTCAAGAACTGGTCCTGGATGAAGCTGTTCTTCAAGATCAAGCCTTTACTCAAGTCTGCTCAGACTGAGAAGGAAATGGCCAACCTGAAGGAGGAGTTGCAGAAGCTGAAGGAGGCTCTGGAGAAGTCTGAGGCTAagaggaaggagctggaagAGAAGCAGGTCTCCATGATCCAGGAGAAGAACGACCTGGctctccagctgcaggca GAGCAAGACAACCTGGCAGATGCAGAGGAACGCTGCGACCTGCTGATCAAGTCCAAGATCCAGCTGGAGGCCAAGGTGAAGGAGCTGACGGAGCGCctggaggatgaggaggagatGAACTCAGACCTCACTGCCAAGAAACGCAAGCTGGAGGATGAGTGCGCAGAGCTGAAGAAGGACATCGATGATCTAGAGATCACACTGGCCAAggtggagaaggagaagcaTGCCACGGAGAACAAG GTTAAAAACCTGATTGAAGAGATGGCTGCTCTGGATGAGATCATTGCCAAGCTGACGAAAGAGAAGAAAGCGCTGCAAGAGGCCCATCAGCAGGCTCTGGATGACCTGCAGGCTGAGGAAGACAAGGTCAACACACTGACCAAAGCCAAGGTCAAACTGGAGCAGCAAGTGGATGAT CTGGAAAGCTCTCttgaacaagaaaagaaagtccGCATGGACCTGGAAAGAGCAAAGAGGAAGCTTGAAGGAGACCTGAAGTTGACACAAGAGTCTGTGATGGATCTGGAGAATGAcaaacagcagctggaggagaaactCAAAAA GAAAGACTTTGAAGTGAGTCAACTGAATTCAAGGATTGAAGATGGGCAAGTAACTGAGGCCCAGCTGCAGAAGAAGATCAAGGAGCTCCAG GCCCGCAttgaggagctggaggaggagctggaggctgaGCGTGCTGCCAGAGCCAAGGTGGAGAAGCAGCGAGCAGAAGTGTCacgggagctggaggagctgagcgagcggctggaggaggctggtggGGCGACGGCCGCGCAGCTGGAGATGAACAAGAAGCGGGAAGCAGAGTTCCTGAAGCTGCGGCGGGACCTGGAGGAGGCAACCCTGCAGCACGAGTCCACGGCGGCTGCCCTGCGGAAGAAGCACGCAGACAGCGTGGCGGAGCTGAGCGAGCAGATTGACAACCTGCAGCGCGTCaagcagaagctggagaaggagaagagcgAGATGAAGATGGAGGTGGATGACCTATCCTCCAACATTGAGTATCTCACCAAGAACAAG GCCACTGCCGAGAAGCTGTGCCGCACCTACGAGGACCAGCTGAGCGAGGCCAAGTCCAAAGTGGATGAGCTGCAGCGACAACTGACCGACGTGAGCACGCAGCGGGGCAGGCTGCAGACCGAGAATG GGGAGCTTAGTcggctgctggaggagaaggagtcCTTCATCAACCAGCTGAACCGTGGCAAGACCTCATTCACACAGAATATCGAGGAACTCaagaggcagctggaggaagagacCAAG AGCAAGAACGCCCTGGCCCATGCCCTGCAAGCCTCCCGGCACGACTGTGACCTGCTGCGGGAGCAGtatgaggaggaggtggaggccAAGAGTGAGCTCCAGAGGAACTTGTCCAAGGCCAATGCAGAAGTGGCCCAGTGGAGAACCAAGTATGAGAcggatgccatccagaggacggaggagctggaggaagccAA GAAGAAGCTGGCCATCCGGCTGCAGGAGGCGGAGGAGGCAGTGGAGGCTGCCCACGCCAAGTGCTCCTCACTGGAAAAGACCAAGCACCGGCTGCAGACAGAGATTGAGGACCTCTCGGTGGACCTGGAGCGCGCCAACTCGGCCTGCGCTGCCCTGGACAAGAAGCAGCGCAACTTTGACAGGATCCTGGCCGAGTGGAAGCAGAAGTATGAGGAGacccaggcagagctggaggcatCGCAGAAGGAGTCGCGCAGCCTGAGCACAGAGCTCTTCAAGCTCAAGAATGCCTACGAGGAGTCCCTGGACAACCTGGAGACCCTCAAGAGGGAGAACAAGAACCTGCAGG AGGAAATTGCTGATCTGACTGACCAGATCAGTCTGAGTGGCAAAACCATccatgagctggagaagctgaagaagGCCCTGGAGAGTGAGAAGAGTGATATCCAGGCAGCTCTGGAGGAGGCTGAG GGGGCCCTGGAGCATGAGGAGAGCAAGACACTGCGCAtccagctggagctgaaccAGATCAAGGCTGATGTGGACAGGAAGCTGGCAGAGAAGGATGAGGAGTTTGAGAACCTGAG GCGCAACCACCAGCGCGCCATGGACTCCATGCAGGCCACGCTGGATGCAGAGGCCCGGGCCAAGAACGAGGCTGTCCGGCTGAGGAAGAAGATGGAGGGAGACCTGAACGAGATGGAGATCCAGCTGAGCCACGCCAACCGCCAGGCCGCCGAGTTCCAGAAACTGGTCCGCCAGCTCCAGGCCCAGATCAAG GACCTGCAAATCGAGTTGGATGACACTCAACGCCACAACGACGACCTGAAGGAGCAGGCGGCCGCCCTGGAGCGCCGCAACAACCTGCTGATGGCAGAGGTGGAGGAGCTGCGggcagcactggagcaggcagAGAGGACCAGGAAGCTGgcggagcaggagctgctggaggccaCCGAGAGGGTCAACCTGCTCCACTCCCAG AACACGGGCCTGATCAACCAAAAGAAGAAGCTGGAGAATGACATCTCACAGCTGAGCAGTGAGGTGGAGGATGCAGTGCAGGAGTGCCGCAACGCTGAGGAGAAGGCGAAGAAGGCTATCACGGAT GCTGCCATGATGGCAGAGGAGCTGAAGAAGGAGCAGGACACGAGTGCGCACCTGGAGCGGATGAAGAAGAACATGGAGCAGACCATCAAAGACCTGCAGATGCGCCTGGACGAAGCAGAGCAGATCGCTCTCAAGGGGGGCAAGAAGCAGATCCAGAAGCTGGAGGCCAGG GTGCgggagctggagggagagcTGGACATGGAGCAGAAGAAGATGGCTGAAGCCCAGAAGGGCATTCGCAAGTATGAGCGGAGGATCAAGGAGCTGAGCTACCAG GCTGAGGAAGACCGGAAGAACCTGACACGGATGCAGGACCTGATCGACAAGCTGCAGAGCAAGGTCAAGAGCTACAAACGGCAGTTCGAGGAGGCG GAGCAGCAGGCCAACTCCAACTTGGTGAAGTACCGCAAGGTGCAGCACGAGCTGGATGACGCCGAGGAACGCGCTGACATCGCCGAGACCCAGGTCAACAAGCTGCGCGCCCGCACCAGGGAGGTCATCACCTCCAAG CACGAGTAG